In Diorhabda sublineata isolate icDioSubl1.1 chromosome 4, icDioSubl1.1, whole genome shotgun sequence, a single window of DNA contains:
- the LOC130442624 gene encoding 39S ribosomal protein L46, mitochondrial: protein MLSKRFLLLKGYNQLKHSLRTQTQNIHGEKWDLFAAVCLERKPVVTAELNDLEKEYKQLMSDMHFENSLKSNFELRHEAEVKNLTILKQGGEIDDKEITLKQTAQDLEDLWSTEAKEFKAEDRVTDADRNNDLKSLDRKLDKHLVFVLNQKVGDKKLYLLPQGIRKDGETLRQSAERILKDSVGTELKAQIYGNAPCGFYKYRYPSQVKNEKNSVGAKVFIYFARYLKGQPPQKNLDYKWLDRNELQKAFLPKYNSSIKQFLIDE from the exons ATGTTATCGAAAAGATTTTTGCTCTTAAAAGGTTATAATCAATTGAAACATAGCCTCAGAACACAGACTCAGAATATTCATGGTGAAAAATGGGATTTATTTGCAGCAGTATGTTTAGAAAGAAAACCAGTTGTAACTGCCGAATTAAATGACTTggaaaaagaatataaacaaTTAATGAGTGATATGCACtttgaaaatagtttgaaatcaaattttgaattgagaCACGAAGCTGAAGT cAAAAATCTTACCATATTAAAGCAGGGGGGAGAAATAGACGATAAAGAAATAACTTTAAAACAAACAGCTCAAGATTTGGAAGATTTATGGTCTACTGAAGCCAAAGAATTTAAAGCTGAAGACAGAGTAACAG atgCAGATAGGAATAACGATTTAAAATCTCTCGATCGAAAACTTGATAAACACTTGGTTTTTGTACTTAACCAAAAAGTTGGGgataaaaaactatatttactTCCACAGGGAATTAGAAAAGATGGTGAAACACTAAGACag AGTGCAGAAAGGATTTTAAAAGATAGCGTAGGTACTGAACTAAAggctcaaatatatggaaatgcACCATGTGGATTCTACAAATATAGGTACCCCTCTCAggttaaaaacgaaaaaaattcagTTGGAGCAAAG gTATTCATATATTTTGCGAGGTACCTTAAAGGTCAACCACCCCAGAAAAACTTGGATTATAAATGGCTAGATAGGAATGAATTACAGAAAGCATTTCTTCCTAAATATAACTCAAGCATTAAACAGTTTTTGATAGATGAATGA